From the Diospyros lotus cultivar Yz01 chromosome 13, ASM1463336v1, whole genome shotgun sequence genome, one window contains:
- the LOC127788536 gene encoding lectin-domain containing receptor kinase VI.3-like: protein MKPMVETISLIFLLWYFAALTQSNSNDFIFNGFNQTDLRLEGATVLKPSGALRLTNKSNHIIGRAFYPKTLQFLIINTSSSTPNVSSFSTSFVFAIAPSSANRGGHGLAFLLSPSMELSGQADHFLGILNNSNEGNSTNHIFAVEFDTVKGHRQPSDSEGNHVGININSMLSNVSEPVAYYAPGTDRKEEFSLESGDPVQAWIDYDGGKRLLNVTVSPLSVPKPSQPLISLVIELSSVLEENMYVGFSAATGKKSSSHYILAWSFCLNGTASPLDLSKLPVPPKERKSSSFKLQTKAVIGVLSVLIVLLLVALVVVLIYRRKIQFESLEDWELDCPHRFKYKDLYAATKGFKESELLGVGGFGAVYKGVLPATRTEIAVKKIFNNSRQGLREFSAEIESLGRLRHKNLVNLQGWCKRKNDLLLVYDYIPYGSLHSLLFERKNGFALSWEQRFNIIKGVAEGLLYLHEEWEKVVIHRDVKPSNVLIDSEMKGRLGDFGLARLYDHGMVSHTTHVVGTIGYIAPELAQTGKASTRSDVFAYGVLLLEVASGRGPIVSHPQRGQMMLVDWVIELLQTGQILDVIDPSLDSCHVFKEVEMVLVLGLVCSHPNPEARPTTRQLMRYLNGDDLLPGIHTFFDAQHRGVNRFWEAISGDTSTSYRSSSIGEISSSSFEVGR from the coding sequence ATGAAGCCCATGGTAGAAACcatttctttgattttccttCTCTGGTACTTTGCTGCTCTAACCCAATCCAACTCCAATGATTTCATCTTCAACGGATTCAATCAAACAGATCTTAGGCTAGAAGGAGCAACTGTGCTCAAGCCCAGTGGAGCTCTTCGGCTCACCAACAAATCAAACCATATCATAGGCCGTGCGTTCTACCCCAAAACTCTGCAGTTTCTCATCATCAACACATCTTCATCGACTCCAAACGTTTCTTCATTCAGCACTTCCTTTGTGTTTGCAATAGCCCCCTCCAGTGCTAACCGAGGTGGCCATGGCCTCGCCTTCCTTTTATCCCCATCAATGGAACTTTCTGGTCAGGCTGATCACTTCCTTGGCATTCTCAACAACTCCAATGAAGGCAACTCCACAAACCATATATTCGCAGTCGAATTTGACACCGTGAAGGGGCATAGACAGCCTTCGGATTCTGAAGGCAACCATGTTGGAATCAACATCAACAGCATGCTTTCTAATGTTTCTGAACCTGTTGCTTATTATGCCCCAGGAACAGATAGAAAGGAAGAGTTCTCCCTGGAAAGTGGCGATCCAGTTCAAGCCTGGATAGATTATGATGGTGGGAAAAGACTTCTAAATGTAACGGTATCTCCTCTCTCAGTACCGAAACCAAGCCAGCCCCTTATCTCTCTAGTCATTGAGTTATCATCCGTGCTTGAAGAGAACATGTACGTTGGCTTCTCTGCAGCCACTGGAAAAAAATCGAGTTCCCATTACATATTGGCATGGAGTTTTTGTCTGAACGGGACTGCAAGTCCTCTTGATCTGTCTAAACTTCCTGTACctccaaaagaaagaaaatcttcCTCTTTTAAACTCCAAACTAAGGCTGTTATTGGCGTTTTATCCGTTTTGATCGTTCTCTTGCTGGTGGCTTTAGTGGTGGTTCTCATTTACAGGAGGAAGATCCAATTTGAGAGTCTTGAGGATTGGGAATTGGACTGCCCCCACAGATTCAAGTACAAGGATCTTTATGCAGCAACTAAGGGATTTAAGGAGAGCGAGCTGCTTGGGGTCGGCGGCTTTGGCGCAGTGTACAAGGGTGTGTTACCAGCTACCAGAACCGAGATTGCTGTTAAAAAGATCTTCAACAATTCTAGACAAGGACTGAGAGAATTTTCAGCAGAGATTGAGAGCTTGGGCCGCTTGAGGCACAAGAACCTAGTGAATCTTCAAGGATGGTGCAAGCGAAAAAACGATCTCCTCCTAGTCTATGATTATATCCCATATGGGAGCCTTCATTCTCTGCTCTTCGAACGCAAGAATGGCTTTGCTTTGAGCTGGGAACAAAGATTCAACATAATCAAAGGCGTTGCCGAGGGGCTGCTGTATCTGCATGAAGAGTGGGAAAAGGTGGTGATTCATCGCGACGTGAAGCCCAGCAATGTGCTGATTGATTCAGAAATGAAGGGCAGGCTAGGAGATTTCGGGCTGGCAAGGCTATATGACCACGGCATGGTTTCGCACACTACGCACGTTGTCGGTACCATAGGGTATATTGCACCTGAACTAGCTCAAACTGGGAAGGCCTCAACGAGATCGGATGTGTTTGCGTACGGTGTGCTTCTCCTAGAAGTGGCCTCCGGGAGAGGCCCTATTGTTAGTCACCCGCAGCGAGGCCAGATGATGCTGGTGGATTGGGTAATTGAGCTTCTTCAAACAGGACAAATTCTTGACGTAATTGATCCAAGTCTCGATTCATGCCATGTGTTTAAAGAGGTAGAAATGGTGCTGGTCCTAGGCCTTGTTTGCTCTCACCCTAACCCAGAAGCCAGGCCTACCACGAGGCAGTTAATGAGGTACCTCAATGGAGATGACTTGCTTCCAGGCATCCATACATTCTTCGACGCTCAACACCGGGGAGTGAACAGGTTCTGGGAAGCCATTTCAGGCGATACATCGACATCTTATCGTTCATCATCCATAGGGGAGATTTCTTCTAGTTCTTTTGAAGTTGGCAGATAG